AGGTGCTTatttaaataatatcaaactgatGGAACACTTCCTGTTTTCAAACACATCAAATTTAACTGTTTATCTTGTTTTCATCACGTGGACGTGTGTAACAACGGCTCCTCACCTTCAAGCAGGGTCCAGATAAGCTGAACGAGTCGTTTGTTCTCACTGATGTACTTCAGTCCTCTAATGCTGATGCTGACATTATACAAGATCATCAGCATCAACCTGCAGCAAAGCCACAATATTACTCTGTGCCAACAGTAGAGGGGCTGCTACATGCATTAGTATGGTTTATTCAGAATAACACCAGGGACTAAAGCCGATATACACGAGTCACAGATTATAGTTAAGTTACTAAAGATATAGGTTCTAATAGTCAGGAAATACTTACAAGTGTTGTTGAAATGCATTTGAAGCTCGTTAAAATCATGTTAAACTGAAAACAGGGTGCATCTGCCAGGACTCTTTAGCTAATTAAACTAAatatattataaatatataatacagcccaaaggtttggacacaccttctcattcaatgtgttttctttattttcatgaccatttacatcagtagattctcactgaaggcatcaaaattaattgaacacatgtggagttatgtacttaaccaaaaaaggtgaaattactgaaaacatgttttctattctattttcttcaagatagccaccctttgctctgattactgctttgcacactcttggcattctcttaatGAGCTTCAAGATGTAGTCACCTGACATGGTTTTCcaactatacatatatatatatatatatatatatatatatatatatatatatatatatatatatatatatatatatatatatatatatatatatatatatatatatatgggggtGATGGAACACTtcctatgtatgtatggatggatggatggatggatggatggatgtatggatggatggaattaagAACACTTCATTTCAAGGACCACATTAGGATAAAACATGAGACAACTTTGTATTTGCTGTATTCTAGCTAGCAGCCAGCTAGACAGATTCATGGTTTCCTCATCATATCCACTTACCCTCTTTGTAAATGATTGAGAGCTTATCTTCTACAACCTTCCCATCAACATTTCAATCACTATATAAATATAATCCATTTTATTAACAGAATATAAAACCCAGTCTGACAACAGATTTGGCCTCTGGAGAACAACACTTGAGTCCGCTCACTGCCCTCTCCTCACACCTGAGAATAAATACTGTAACCAGGAAATTTTACCACTTAACCATTCAAACTGATCAATTATCCTGACAATTCCAACACATAAAAATCAATAATACAGAATCACAGTTAAGAAGAATAAGCTGCGGTTGTCACGGTCTGGGGTGGTTTCTCCTCACTAATCTGTGCTGAGCCTTTcttcctgcaggtgggcgtgtcagggAGTGGGACAAGCTGCAGATCATCAGCCTGCCAGGAATATTTAAGCGACTGAGAGATGTCTTCATTTGCTGGATGATTAGCTCAACCTGGGTACCAGATAATCACAGCCTCTGTTTTCGTGATAACTAGTTTAAGACTTAGAATTTCAGCTCAGCCTTCGGAATGTTTTATTcccactctctctctccttttgcaGACTTCTACCAACACCAACAACTGAACGCCTCTGACCTGGACTCAGATACTCACCACTTCATCTCTCAGTCCATCCCTGGCTTCCCCACTCTCCActgcccaccctcagctccttggATCTTCAGCACCATAAGTGCTCAGCTCCCTCAGCCCTTGTGTACAGGTTTACCCCCGTGGATCTTGTCTCACGTAAGCACCCCATACCGGACCTCCTCGCCTCACGAGCCTCCGCTTCTTCCTAACCATAAGTCCCCAAACTCCGTTATCCATCAGGATCCGAAAGGACCACATCTAACACCTTTGTCTCTAGATCATCCCGCCCATATCCCGGCTTTGGAAAACCCAGCAGGACTTTCTGCTGTGCCTTTAGTTCAACCTTTTTCTAATAAAATATTGTTTGTTTAATTCCTCCCTGATCttgtggactgattctgtatgtaATGGGTTAGGCTTCTACCGCACAATATGACAGCGGTGTCCCACAGGGCTCAGTATTAGGACCTGGCTATCTGTTGTGTGACAGAAAGTTAAAAGCTGATAAATTGGATTTCACTAAATGATTTATAGAGCAACAAGCTGGGAGAAGATGGAAACTACAGAGGAATGTATCCGTAGTATGTTCTGGACAGCATTTACCTTTAAAAGGGATtgttgccctttcaaacaccagtgtttcaCTGCTGCCACACaaatgacttaaatgaatgagtgattaacaggaggTGATGTTAATCAGTTGcgttgaagcagagacatggaaatcaTGCAGGTCAGTGGGCCCTGAGAGGGTTGAGAAACACTGGTCTAGATTTCTGGGCTAGATCGTTGTAACAACAAACAGATTTGCAGAATGGAATTTCGTTTGTGCTCCTATAGCTTATGAGAGTACCATAAACATCATGTTACTGTACATTTATCATCTGTAATTCAAAATAAATTGTGATTCCAAGGCCCTGAATAGATTTAAACTATTATATGTAAAATGCTAATTAGGTGTAACTTATGAAGTATTTGGGATTTTTGATCCCTGTCTTGGTAATTGTTGTGTACATTGTTGAACTGCGTATACAAAAGCATCAGCTTCAGTcactaaatgaacatgtgtgttttCTGATTGTCTAAATTTTAATTgacgctatatatatatatatatatatatatatatatatatatatatatatatatatatatatatatatatatatgtatatatatatatatgtctctgAGTCGATGCTGTAAAAAAGTAGGCCTAAACTAGGTGACATGGGTGTGTCAGGACCAGTGCAAGTGTGTAAtgccacagtcacactcacacttTGAGTTTGGGGTAGACACCAGGCTTCATCACCTCGAGCAGCATCATCAGAGTATCCAGTAAGACGTGTCCTGAGATGGACAGGAAGTCCCGCCCACATGTCACTGCTGCTATGTCTGATGGATGACAAATAAGAAGTTAGAAGAAGCCAGGTGACACCATGAAAAATGTGCCCAGGTGAGTGGTGAGAGTGTAAAGTAGCTCACTGGTGATAGTTCCAACCAGACCCAACACAAACTGATGCTCATGGGAGTTAAGGTCTTCAGCTTTAATCTCATCGTCCAGAGACTTGACAAAGCTCTCCAAAGTCTGAGCAGCTACCAACAGGAAGGGCTGTAGCTTCCCCTGCACCATCAAAACACACACATGACCTTATAACTACTATGAACACCAATCAGTCGAAACCACTGACCCCACTGAGTCATGGACTCCTCTGGAACCCTGAAGGTCTGCTGTGGTTGAGCACCAAGCTGCGAGACTGGGACTTTTGGTTAAACAATCACACCTTTTGTTCTGGAACCAGTTTATGGAGTCCACCCTTGAAGGGGTCAACTGAGTCAGCTCCAATTCAGTCTAGGACTCTCAAGAGTTACTCTGTTGTCCCGGTGACGATGATCAACCCAATCGTCCACCAAAAGCTGTGTTCACTGATGTAGTTCAGTCTTTAAACACTGAGGGTcaaatagggctgtagcgacgcatcgatgacgtcgacggctcgattaataaaatttgtcgacgtcagatccggaagtcgacgcaccgcgcccacttcttgcatccccaggagtttgtaaatagaggaggaatctgcctgtttttcctctagttcgccctcttctccgccttcactaacatctccgccaaataccgaagacccggaacaatgtccgtccactactagattattttcctgttttgcccgccttcgtctcccggcaacggacaacaacttccggggtcagatgcgctgcttcgtctctaccgcagatgtagaaaatcactgggagcgtttctcccttcataaaggagcttctttcggacatcaggagagctgttttggtggtggcAGTCTcttctccgtgctggtctgtttgctgctgggtgtttttggtttatttaaacttggtaacttgaacttaacgttggtaaagctactgttagcattttcgctaacagcttcttgctttTGGATcagctgttatgttttggtttagagttcatcttttttgtggtgcagatctcccttttattacatttagagtgttgtgggttttcggtttagtttaaaatatcaccttgagtttggtttaaccacccagtttagagtttggatccctacttatttgtactttgttttaattccccacaggcagaattagttttattattcccaacctgtggatggaaagatttatgatttttgttgttgtaaataaacctgatcatcattttaacttttaaatcccgttattgtcccttcctttttgcgcacgagccaaactccccaggaagagtcgtaacaccactcccctcccgcacataagtgaccaaaacaaagcagcatggagacactccatcttctaccacctctcaggcagcagcctgcactcccaagatcTACACGTCATcacaacataaccaaccgcaacacaataaaagcagtgttatacaaaatggaaggcccgtAGTGTTTATCCtctcagtaagaatttatcaatttttttgatgaatttatttgagattttctgatttttgttaattgtgcaatagaaaaataatcattagattaattttctaaatagtcattagaatagtcgattattcgataaaataatcgtcagaataatcgttttaaaaataatcgtttacccccagccctagggtCAAATGACATTTGTAGACCCATTCAGTGGTGTagaccagtgtttcccaaccctccgCCGACTTGTGGAGGACTCACATCAGCTAGCCAGAGGGTGACGGTGTCCTCCCTAGAAGAGCAGCTCCACAGTAAACTGCAGGCAGCAGATCCAATGGAAGAGCAGAAgtctgcctgctgctgcagctcaaCTCCACTCTGCCACAGCTGGTCCCGCAGCAGCAGCTTCTCCTACAGGTGGTCAGAAACATCATCTGTACCAGACAAGACAACATCACCTCTGACAGGTGGTAAAAACACACATTGTGTGTGACAACAACCACACCTCACCTCTCTCtccttctgacattcagtttgtgcTGCATCCAGCCTGGACTGAAGATGCAAACAGTCCTGCTGCAGCTGCTCCTTctctgcacgcacgcacgcacacacacacacacacacacacacacacacacacacacacacacacacacacacctctaataACCTCACATTATCAACATCAAtgtgcccctgggcagctgtggctaaactgtagcacatcaccagtgtgtggaAGGATGAATgtttcactgtagtgtaaagtgcattagaatcctctgactcagaaaggtgctctAGAGGTGAAGATCATTCACcatcaataataataaaacatgtaAACACAGCAGCGCATTTCACAACAGCAGGAGTTAATATCCATTTTGGGTGATTTAATCTAGAAAAAAATGCTGCCTGTTATTGTTGTTCAAGACATAAATGCAGATTCAGACTCCTGAAGTGACTTCCTGGACAACTTGGGTAAGTTTCTAGGTGGCGTACTTGTTTCTGCTCCCCGAGCTTTGTGCAGATCTCTGTTCAGAACTTTGGGGAGGAACTCTCTGAGCTGCATGACTTCTGTGGTTAGTTTCTCCAGATCCCTTTTCCTCACTCTGACAAAAACATCCTGGGATGGAAATAACAGCAGCAGAATGTATATCTGAGTCTCTGTATTTAAAATAGTAGTTTATCTTTACACCTCATACCTTTCCTTTGTGCTCAAGCAATTTCCCACCAAATAACGCTGATATTTTCTGTTCCTGCTTCTCCATTTGGCCGGTTCCAACCTGTTAGGATTGTCTAAAGCAGAAACAAAATGATTTGTTCCAGATTAACAAATAAATAGCTAGCACACCTCTATTGTAgcagcaaattagaggaaaagtcacaacaaagaaaaataaattggAGTTATTTGCGTCAACTATGACATTTACTTATAAAAATAACGCTAAAAAACAATGTTCCTGATTTAAACTTTAGTAGTTACCTCACTGGTCCAGTACTACTAGCCTAAAACTAGCAAAGGAAAAGGCgcgaaatccaaaaatccagtccGCGTTTTCAGATTCTCCACACGTGCGGTGAGCGATGGCGGTGAAGCTTATGCCCCATTCAATGGACATCGGAATAATAATACTTACGTAAAAAATCACGTCATTTCCACCCTAAATGCTTTTTATCCATAAGGTGAATAAAGGTTTTCTGTGTTCCTGTGCCGTTTAAAACAAAAACTCGTCAAAAATGGTGCGTTTTACCTAGTTTGGAGAATGTTTAACTAAAATGCCTAGAACACATTTTACaagataaaaaaataatacaAGACATGATATAAAAGTGGTGTAGTTGTTTGAACTAAGGTCAAATTTATGTTTGACAAATATGATTTTCATAATTGACCCTAAAATCGGACCACATTTTGGAATTAATTCGATTGTCCACTGTCGAGGTGAACATCCCGAGTTTCCTGTTGCCTTTGACCGCAGCATCATCCACCTTTCTTTTGTGTTTGAAACTGTCCTCTGAGACCAGAAGTTCGGTGGAGAATCTGCTGTTCTCTTATGTCTGTAGGAGTGGGGGCCGACCTGTGTGGGGATGAGGTGTTCTTCAGCCGGTTTCCGGTCCACCGAGCCTGTCGGGATGGAGACCTGGACGCTTTGATGTCTCTGTCAAAACGGACTCATCTGAATGCTGAGGACTCCTGCTACGGATGGACTCCTATTCACTGGGCTGCTCACTACGGACAGGTAACCGCTCACTTACGTTAGCTAAAGGAACACTGACCCCAGGTCCACCTGGGATTAAAAACActagaatattaatttttaacttccgtcacagaagccttttgctctgTAACTAGTTTTTACTACTCTATGGTGGTGCACTTAACAGCTACGACTTGAAAATAGTTTTAGAtcgtttta
This sequence is a window from Nothobranchius furzeri strain GRZ-AD chromosome 3, NfurGRZ-RIMD1, whole genome shotgun sequence. Protein-coding genes within it:
- the hsf2bp gene encoding heat shock factor 2-binding protein, coding for MEKQEQKISALFGGKLLEHKGKDVFVRVRKRDLEKLTTEVMQLREFLPKVLNRDLHKARGAETKKEQLQQDCLHLQSRLDAAQTECQKEREEKLLLRDQLWQSGVELQQQADFCSSIGSAACSLLWSCSSREDTVTLWLADGKLQPFLLVAAQTLESFVKSLDDEIKAEDLNSHEHQFVLGLVGTITNIAAVTCGRDFLSISGHVLLDTLMMLLEVMKPGVYPKLKVLMLMILYNVSISIRGLKYISENKRLVQLIWTLLEDGHWEVCLHCLRLLQSVLLEEDMLLPLGSFLLDPELQARVSQLTSSVQPSLRATAQQTLEDLQALQLAHRSQ